In candidate division WOR-3 bacterium, the genomic window GCACTGCAGTTTACACGATTGAAATGGCTAGAGAAAACAGCGTTTTAGGAGAACTTTACTGGCAGGTAGTCATAAACAGAGCTGTTGTTGACTCTTTGGAAATTGTCAAGATGTGGGAAGACATGGCTCAGGAAATCTGGTGCAAACACATACTTTTAAACGACAGTACGCTCGCAGACAGTGTTTACAAAATTCTGGCCGAAAAATGGGAAACTCCAGATAGGGACAGCCTTTTCAACGAAATGGTCCAACTCTATTCTCAAGACCAGGGGACGAAACCGATAGGAGGAGACCTTGACTATTTCACAAAAGGCAGAATGGTAAAACCTTTCGAAGACGCCGCTTTCGCGATGGCGGACGGTCAGTTGTCGGAACCGGTGAAAACCGATTTTGGATGGCATTTGATATACCGAATATCCGCCAGGGAAAACATGAGAAGAAGACCTCTTGAAGAATCATACTTGCAGTTGAAAGCCATGAAGGAACAGGAACTCCAGAGAGAACTGGCCGACAACTACATTGACAGTTTGAAAAATGCTTTCAACGTGCAGGTGCAAGAACCGGGGTTCAGCGTCCTGTTCAAAAAAATGGAAGCGGGTAGTTCAGCTAACCCGTTTGGCGCTCCTCCGGTAGAATTTTCAGAAGAAGAGAAATCGCTACTGTTTTTAACCTACGGAGACGTAGAAGTCACTTTAGGGAATCTCAAAGCCAAACTCGACGAGAGAAAGTGGATACTTCCTTATTTCACCCAGGACACTGTCATGTTCAGAAAGAACTGTGAAAACATAGTTCTGACTGATATGCTGATGGTAGCGGCGCTGGAATTGAAAATAGACAAACTCCCGGTCGTGGAGAGAAACGTGTATGCTCAAGTTGACAGAACTTATTCATGGCAGTTTGTCGAAGACTCCATAAAGAAAAATGTAGTAGTGGAAGATCGGGATCTTCTTTCGTATTATGAAAGCAACCCCCAGGAATTTACTCTTCCGGAGAGAAGAAGAGCCAGGCTGATAGAGATGACGACCCTCGATTCTCTTCAAAACGCGGTTTTACCGCAGTTGCGTAGAGGTGACACTGTCAGATTTGACACCCTGGCCAAGCTTAACTCCATTCATTTCTCTTCGAGAAGCGGTGGCAGATTGGGCTTGTTCCCTCGCGGAAGGTACCCAGCTTTTGACTCTGTCATTTTCTCCATGACCGAAATTGGAAGCATATCCGATCCTTTCGCTGTCGACAGCGGACATTTTTCTGTTGTCATGCTCGAAGAAGTCATACCCGAAACCCTTCTTTCTTTTGAAGAGGTAAAAACGAGAATAGACGGAAACTTGAGAATATCAAAAACGGATTCCATCAAATTAATCGTCCTTGAAGACCTAAGGGCTAAATTTAAAATTGACACGGTTTCGAATTACGAAATGCTTTTAAAACAGATAATCGGTGAATAAAGAGGTGCAATTTGAAAAGGCTAATATATTTGATTTTGGCTTTGGCTTTTTTGGTTTCATGTTCCAAAGATGACCGGCAAAACATACCTCAAGACACTGTTGACGCAGGGGATATTTCTGCCCGTGGTTTCATAATGGACGATGACACTTCGACTCTCATAGCGGTTGTAAACGGGAAAAACGTCAGATACGCCCCTTTTAGATCTTACATGATCAACATGCTCGGCATAGACCCTGACACCTTTTCGTCTGAAATTGTTTCGAGTGTCCTTCAGACTTGGCTTTCAAGGGAAGCTGTATACGATGTCGGTGTGCAAGAAGGATACGAAAAAGATTCAATTTACATATTTATGGAGTTCGACGCCACGAGACAGATCATTTCTCAAATGGTTTTGGAAAGGCTGACGCTCTCGATGCCGGGGGTCAGTGAAAACGAGATAAGAAGCGCTTACGATAAATGGAAAGAAGAAATAAAATACGAAAAGAAAGTGGTTTTGTACCAATTCTTCAGCGAAACGATGGCTACAATAGCCAGAGATAAAATCCTTGAAGGAGTCGAAGATACTCTGGTGCCGAACCTGGTAGGACTTGACACTGTTGAAGGGATCAGGAGACTTTATTCCAACATGGAATTGATTGAAGAAGCTGTCGCGAATCTGAAATCGGGAGAAGTAAGCGAACCCTTCAGCGTCGGAGATGGTTATTTCGTAGCTAAAGTAATTGAAGAAAAATACATTGAATCTCCAATGACGCCTTATGAGCAGATCAGGCCTTACATAATGCTATACCTCACTGAGTTGAACAAATACGACTACCTGAACAGTTTTGTCGACACTCTTCTTCAGAACAATGTGACCATTTTCGACGACAGCATTAAGTTGAGGGTGAGTAATTGAAAATATTTTCAACGATCTTCCTGTTTTTTCTGCTCTCGGCATCTCTTTCGTCCGCAAACGCTGATGAAATTATATCTATCGTAGAGAAAGAAGCCGTGACGAGAACAGAACTTGAGACGTATATGAAAACGTCGATCTTTTTCATTGGGGGATTTGAACTTCCCAATAAAAGACTCCAGGAAGAATTTGAAAAAGAAAGGTACGAAAATCTTTTAAACATTTATCTTGTACTGAATTCAGGCGACACCACAGGAATTTTAGACGTGTCGCCTGAAGCTGTAGAAGAAGAATTTATGGTTTTGCTCGGAGATTTGGCTTATGGAATAACCGGTGATTCGACAATGGTTGATTCAATAAGCGCGTATTTTTCCCAAGCCGGTATCGACTGGATATTGGCCAAAGAATTATTACGAAAAGAGTTCTATTTCAAAATAGCCGCTGAAAGGTATGTTTCTTTTTCCCATCCGGATCTTACAAATTTTGATAATTACTGGGTCTCTGAAGATATCCTCCGAGAGCTATACGAAGAAATCAAGGACAGCCTCAGCGCCCCTGTTGCATACAGTTTCTCAAGAATCGTCCTCATGACAATCCCGTCTGAAAAATGGCTCATGGAAGTGAACTCCAAAGCGGCGACTATCATGCAAGCTCTGAGTTCAGGAGAAGACTTCAGGACTCTCGCTTCCATATACAGCGACGATTCAGAGGGGAGAGCCAACGGAGGATACCTTGGAATAGTGAAAAGAGGCGAACTAAACCCTGAGGTAGAAAACGCCATTTTTTCAATTGAGACAGGAACAGCCGGTTTTGCTCAAAGCCCGGCGGGTCTGCATGTATTGTACGTACCCATGAAATGGGCTGACAGTGCAAAAGTCTACGAGATTTTTATTTCTTTGCTTCCCAAAAGAGAAGACACACTTAAAACTCTCGCGGACTTGGACGAAGTCATGAAACTTCTTCACGATGGGACTCCTTTTGAAGAAGTCGCGAAAAGGTATTCAAACGACCAATTCACCAAAGACGACGGGGGATTTCTGGAAAATGTACCAGCTGAGTCTCTCGATGTGTCCTTGAGATCGATTCTCGATATGCTCCAACCCGGTGAATTCACCGAACCGATTCCTTCACCTTTCGGCTTCATTGTTTTAAAACTCGAAGGGGTTGTCCTTGGAGAACAGGAGTCATACGAGTCTTTCAAAGACCGTATAAAAGAGATTCACCTTCTCAGGGAAAGACAAACCGCGATAGAAAAATGGTTGGAAGAGCTTGAAAACAGCCTCTACGTCTGGCAAAGAGATTCTGTTCTGACAAATGAGAATTGACGTATTTCTAGACGCTGTCTGCCTTTTTAAAAGCAGAACGATGTCTTCGAAGGCTTGCCAAGAAGGAATCGTAAAAATCAACGGATCTGGAGCAAAACCTTCAAAAGAAATCAAAGAAGACGATATCTTGGAAATTCGGAACTTTACAAGCACTAAACGTTTTCGCGTTCTGGCGATACCACAAAAAAACGTCAAAAAATCCGATGTCGGAATGTTTATCCAGTTTTTAACGGGTTTGTCATGAAGCTATAATGTCATTTTCCAGAATTGTAACCTGTATCTTTTTTTATTGTCAACCCTCCGTGATTTTCGACCTGTTTTTGAAAAGTGTCCTGACACGCGTAAGTTAAGTCTAAAGCACTTTATAAACTTAACCCCTTAATTTATTTTCCCGAATACAGTAGTTGAATTTTTAGCTTTGGATGTTGTAAAATACTTGTTAATTTTCTGTTTGTTTTCAAAAACCATCAGGAGGTCAAATGAGAAAGTTTTTTTTAGCTCTTTTTTTCCCGGTGATTTTGTCGGCTCAGACCTATAACTTGTCCCCTTCTTCTACCTACGTTGAAGTGACCCAGTCAAACTTTTCTTTTGTCGGACTGACGGCGGGTTTTGACATGGTCACTGTATCTCAGCGAACCGAAAACAGTCAAAATTATTCCGTGATCACTATAGAAAACACCCACAGCTCGGGAAGATTGGGTGAGCCTCAAATTCCTGTCATTAGGAGAATAATTGAAATCCCGAGCGGTTCGCAAGTTGCTTTAAGCGCTACTTCCCGCGGAGAAATTGACGCTTTTTTGACCGTACCTCTTTTCCCAAACCAACCTTCCCTCGAAAAGGTTCCCGGAGCCGTTGCTCCTTTCACGATAGACAGAAACGCCTATGGTGAAAACCGGGTTTACGGCGAAGAATTGGCGAGGATCGTTGATGATGGATACATAAGAGGACACAGGTTTGTCACGGTGGAGATTTTCCCGGTCCGGTATGAACCTTATTCTGGAAAATTGACTATGCGAGAAAATATCGATTTAGAACTGATTCTGACGGGTTCTGATCCCGCTCTTACAAGGTCCAATTACGAGAGGTATTACAACAAAGAGTTTGAAGCATTTTTGAAAATGTCTGTTCTAAATTCGTTCGCATACGGAGAGACGGATTATCCGGATCTTCCGACAGGATACCTCATAATAGTTCCCGATGTGCTCGCTTCAAATTTAGATGTTTTTGTGCAGTGGAAAGAGAGGAAAGGATACGATGTAACCGTCGCGCTGAAATCACAAGTCGGCACGACCAACACCGCCATAAAAAACTATATTCAAAACGCTTACGACAACTGGCCTGTCCCTCCAGCGTATGTTCTTCTCGTTGGTGACGACGAAATACCCGCGTTCACTGGAGGTGAATCCAACGCTATAACAGACCACCCCTACGGACAGCTTCAGGGAGGAGACCTTTTCCACGAAGTGTGGCTTGGCAGGTTTTCGGTGACAAATTCGTCACAGCTTGCCAACATAATAGAGAAAACTTTAAATTACGAACAACCTTCTATCTGGACGCAAGGAAACACGTGGTGCAAAAAAGCTGTCTTCATGGCGAGCAGCGACAACCATACTGTATCTGAAGGAAGCCACAGATATGTAGTTCAGACTTATTTGGGCCCCGCGGGGTTTGTCTGCGACACACTCTGGTATTACCATGGGGCGACGACCGCGCAGGTCAGTTCTGCATTCAACGACGGACGTTCATGGGGAGTCTATTCCGGGCATGGAGGTACGACGAGCTGGGCTGATGGTCCGCCTTTCTCGCAGGCTAACGTCAACGCCCTTACCAACGTCAGTGAATACCCGATAGTGATGAGCTTTGCCTGCAACACAGGACAATGGTCTGTGGGCGAGTGTTTCGCGGAGACATGGATAAGAGCTGGTGACAAAGCCGGCGTCAGTTTCTGGGCTTCCGCCCCTTCTTCTTACTGGACTGAAGACGACACTCTCGAAAGATGGATTTTTCATGCGATTTTCGATTCTACTGTGA contains:
- a CDS encoding peptidyl-prolyl cis-trans isomerase; the protein is MKRLIYLILALAFLVSCSKDDRQNIPQDTVDAGDISARGFIMDDDTSTLIAVVNGKNVRYAPFRSYMINMLGIDPDTFSSEIVSSVLQTWLSREAVYDVGVQEGYEKDSIYIFMEFDATRQIISQMVLERLTLSMPGVSENEIRSAYDKWKEEIKYEKKVVLYQFFSETMATIARDKILEGVEDTLVPNLVGLDTVEGIRRLYSNMELIEEAVANLKSGEVSEPFSVGDGYFVAKVIEEKYIESPMTPYEQIRPYIMLYLTELNKYDYLNSFVDTLLQNNVTIFDDSIKLRVSN
- a CDS encoding peptidylprolyl isomerase — its product is MKKYLTIIFIPVILILTSCTGKPKVIDRDTLLISIGDDNMKREIGIVEVRANFFSYEGESPDTAIMRLNQVVDNLIETHILGLGAQAAGMLDDSTAVYTIEMARENSVLGELYWQVVINRAVVDSLEIVKMWEDMAQEIWCKHILLNDSTLADSVYKILAEKWETPDRDSLFNEMVQLYSQDQGTKPIGGDLDYFTKGRMVKPFEDAAFAMADGQLSEPVKTDFGWHLIYRISARENMRRRPLEESYLQLKAMKEQELQRELADNYIDSLKNAFNVQVQEPGFSVLFKKMEAGSSANPFGAPPVEFSEEEKSLLFLTYGDVEVTLGNLKAKLDERKWILPYFTQDTVMFRKNCENIVLTDMLMVAALELKIDKLPVVERNVYAQVDRTYSWQFVEDSIKKNVVVEDRDLLSYYESNPQEFTLPERRRARLIEMTTLDSLQNAVLPQLRRGDTVRFDTLAKLNSIHFSSRSGGRLGLFPRGRYPAFDSVIFSMTEIGSISDPFAVDSGHFSVVMLEEVIPETLLSFEEVKTRIDGNLRISKTDSIKLIVLEDLRAKFKIDTVSNYEMLLKQIIGE
- a CDS encoding RNA-binding S4 domain-containing protein codes for the protein MRIDVFLDAVCLFKSRTMSSKACQEGIVKINGSGAKPSKEIKEDDILEIRNFTSTKRFRVLAIPQKNVKKSDVGMFIQFLTGLS
- a CDS encoding peptidylprolyl isomerase, whose amino-acid sequence is MKIFSTIFLFFLLSASLSSANADEIISIVEKEAVTRTELETYMKTSIFFIGGFELPNKRLQEEFEKERYENLLNIYLVLNSGDTTGILDVSPEAVEEEFMVLLGDLAYGITGDSTMVDSISAYFSQAGIDWILAKELLRKEFYFKIAAERYVSFSHPDLTNFDNYWVSEDILRELYEEIKDSLSAPVAYSFSRIVLMTIPSEKWLMEVNSKAATIMQALSSGEDFRTLASIYSDDSEGRANGGYLGIVKRGELNPEVENAIFSIETGTAGFAQSPAGLHVLYVPMKWADSAKVYEIFISLLPKREDTLKTLADLDEVMKLLHDGTPFEEVAKRYSNDQFTKDDGGFLENVPAESLDVSLRSILDMLQPGEFTEPIPSPFGFIVLKLEGVVLGEQESYESFKDRIKEIHLLRERQTAIEKWLEELENSLYVWQRDSVLTNEN